One segment of Anopheles stephensi strain Indian chromosome 3, UCI_ANSTEP_V1.0, whole genome shotgun sequence DNA contains the following:
- the LOC118508886 gene encoding 27 kDa hemolymph protein-like translates to MFSGKLLCFGVLAFVVAGTAMADETNQIDVDAIRDRLPANLPIPSMEEVEKMLRDKCNAAGAPADAYDNAKEAAKTFVECGQGLIDIAQFQQEVEAAKPTGDLDTVFNKYCRKRSTLIECVNTLANAVDPCLEAEEKVFKTSGLDIFKNLLNFVCHKDGDQIALFIAEQGPECFLEQKNDLIACVNETFSGYVPETSLTSIPKLVIGPKQCEDFNKLQTCMVRELEQCDESTPANLVESLFRYVRKGSPCANNAGR, encoded by the exons ATGTTTTCCGGAAAGTTGTTATGCTTCGGCGTGCTGGCGTTCGTTGTCG CTGGCACAGCGATGGCCGACGAGACGAACCAAATCGATGTCGACGCCATTCGGGACCGTCTTCCGGCAAATCTTCCGATCCCGTCCATGGAGGAGGTGGAAAAGATGCTGCGGGACAAATGCAATGCTGCTGGAGCTCCGGCCGATGCGTACGATAACGCGAAGGAAGCTGCAAAAACCTTTGTGGAATGTGGCCAGGGACTGATCGATATTGCGCAGTTCCAGCAGGAGGTAGAAGCCGCCAAACCAACCGGCGACCTGGACACTGTCTTCAACAAATACTGTCGCAAGCGATCCACGCTGATCGAGTGTGTGAACACGCTCGCCAACGCCGTCGATCCGTGTCTGGAGGCGGAAGAAAAGGTTTTCAAGACGTCCGGGTTAGATATCTTCAAGAATCTGTTGAACTTCGTGTGCCACAAGGACGGTGATCAGATTGCAC TCTTCATCGCGGAACAGGGACCGGAATGCTTCCTGGAGCAAAAGAATGACTTGATTGCATGCGTTAATGAAACTTTCTCTGGCTACGTACCAGAGACTAGTCTGACCTCCATCCCCAAGCTGGTCATAGGACCGAAGCAATGCGA GGACTTTAACAAGCTGCAAACCTGCATGGTTCGCGAGCTGGAGCAGTGTGATGAATCGACACCGGCCAATCTGGTGGAATCGTTGTTCCGATACGTTCGCAAGGGATCTCCGTGTGCG AACAATGCGGGCCGTTAA